gattaattatttcttaattatAACACTTCTTTTTAGCACACAGTTTGTCACATTTTGGTGGTCTAGAGAATATTCATGAGCCTCTAATTTGTGGTAGCTGTCTTTGCTTATTATACCTAAAGTACGAGTATAGGCTTAACCGAGTGACTTGGTGCTCTATAGGGTAATGTTGTCCTCTGGAAACCCAGCGATACTGCTATGTCAGCGAGCTATGCCGTCTACAGGATTCTCAGAGAGGCAGGACTCCCCCCAAATATCATTCAGTTTGTTCCGGCAGATGGACCTGTGTTTGGTGACACTGTGACAGCATCCGAACACCTGGCAGGCATCAGCTTCACTGGTAGTGTCCCGTATGTAGATGTTTTCCCTTTTGAATAGGCTTACTTAAACATTTGTAAGttaagaagttcgaaaccattcCTTGTTACCTCTATAATAAATCAAGGAGACCtttctgtgctttttgttttAGGACCTTTCAACGTCTCTGGAAACAGGTGGCAGAAAATCTGGCCCAGTATCGGAACTTCCCACGCATTGCTGGAGGTGGGTTCTTCTTAGTGGTTTTTACCCTCTGTATAAATGGTTAATGCATGCTGTGTTAAGTTTAACCAAGTAGCTGATTTACAACAACTGCATGGCCATGAAAAGCACAatgtccagatttttttttttttttgcaaataatgaAACTCAAAGTAAAGAACCTGAATGGATTATAGTTGGGGTAGCTGTGTCCTGTCAATGTTGCCACTAGTGGATAACAAAAGGTTACATATTAGGGTTCCTGACTCTTGTCTTTCAGAGTGCGGAGGAAAGAACTTCCACTTTGTTCATAAATCAGCAGATGTTTCCAGCGTGGTATTGGGAACAATCCGCTCCGCATTTGAGTATGGTGGCCAAAAGTGTTCTGCCTGCTCTCGGATGTATGTACCTGACAGCCTGTGGCCAGCAGTCAAGGAGCAGCTCCTGAAGATCCACAAGCAGCTGAAATTGGGCAATGTGAGTACTGCACCTGTCACACAAGCTATTAGAGAAGTAAAGGTGAaaagtgacattttctttttctctttctcacttGCCATGCAGCCCGTTGAGGATTTTGGGACATTCTTTTCAGCCGTTATTGATGATAAGGTGAGGGAAACTGAAAAATCTTACTTCTAATTGAATCGGGAAGTGTTCTAACATACATTCTTCTGTATTATGTACATGATTGTTACTTCCCAAGTAGCAAAGATGTCCTGACAGTGCAGCACTGACAAATGTGAGGAACTTGCTAATGATTGTTTGGTAAGCCagacctactgtatatattgaacCTGCAGCTTTGTAGTTTCCAGGTTGTTTCCTCATCCACCAGTGTGTGCTAATGTATGTAAAATGTTGATTTAGCCCACACTCCTAGGTGGCTAAACAAGAAAGCACTTTCCATTACACCAATTATATAAGTAGGTAAAGTTACAGCTTCATGCTTCTTATGCTTTAGCCACAAGCAAAGTGCCTTTCTTGTAGATGGAGCTGTAAATTCTTAAGGGATTTTTCTGCTGTAAAAATACACTGGAAAAGATAACACATCTTATGCACTCTACTTCCTCTTCCTGACAGGCATTTGCTCGCATCAAGAAGTGGTTAGCTCATGCACAGTCTTCCCCGAACCTAACTGTCCTTGCTGGAGGTCACTGTGATGACAAGCATGGCTACTTTGTGGAGCCTACCATTATTGAAACAAAGGACCCACAGGATCCCATCATGAAGGAGGTGAGTTTCATGTGGTTgtcaaatacatacattttaaccAAGACGTGGCTTTTGCTCTGTGGTGCCTGTAGAATTCAGAATGGGGATTTCTGTTCCGAAAATTCTAACCAGTCTTTCCCCTTTAAAATATGTTTCCATTGTCTCTAATATGCAACATATTGCTTTTCTTAGGAGATATTTGGCCCGGTTCTGACAATTTATGTTTATCCTGATGACCGTTATAAAGATGTCCTACAGCTTGTTGACAGCACCTCTCCGTATGGCCTAACTGGGTCAGTGTTTGCACAGGACAAGTAAGTAGCTTTTATTTTGACCATGGCTTAAATAATGATATGTAAGCATCTGACCAGATTCGCTTTTCAATCCgtaattgctttgtttttgtgatATGACAAATAGGCTTAGCAAATGTTTGCAATGAGACAGTTGTGTGGCTTATTAGCTAAGGTGTTCTGCTGTAAACTAGAGGAGTGCTCATGCAGAATTATTTTCCACAACTATCTGCAATTTCACAGTTGTGATCCTCACTATTCCAAGCTTTAAAGACACTCCTCGCCCAGGTAATCGTGCCCCATAACAATACCAGCAAACCCGCAATTCTCGAAAGAAGAAAGAAGCtaactttctgttccctccgatatTTGGAGGGAAGAAAAATCATGAAGGGTGGgtgcgtcctgggaaagttttcattcaattaaataaacatgtttgtacTAAAGCGGCTTCTTTTTGGAGCCGTGACTTATCTGgttctggtgtttcagaagcgTGTTATAGGCGCATGCGTTCATTGTTTATATCCATGCGgtctcgtttttgtttttctatggctGTGTCGTTAGCTAGAAGTCGTTTGCTGACGGCGGATTCGCTTGCTTAAGTGACCATGGCGGTGGATCCGGGCTTGGAGGGCTACATTACCAAACGAAGGTGGTGTGGGCGGTCGCATTCGGGCGGCGGTGGTAGTGTGTACGGCTTGCTTGTGGCCTCTGGcatctgtgcatatatacaacctcaACGCCTTAcctcaagtttagtttacaggtagtgttgtttgggcgccacgtACTGACtttgggaagccgctgggtttgactctggggcgaaGTGCGCGTGCGCTGTCGGTGCTTCTAGCCACTGGCCTTTGCAATCCttgtatatacacaaacattactaaacgaaggttgtatatgcggtggtgttcGTGTTCGGGCAGGGGTTCTATTGtgacctggggggtatttttcgtacatggattactcgtttagcagGATGTAAATGTTGacaatttggcatgatcctggatctgtcggtttttcgaaacttttgctggatgtgttgtcatagcagcacatccaaatcctgaAACCTGCACGGAGCAGGTTTgtttatgtaaacaaggattagctcacacacttaatcagtttccgtgcatggaattcattcagtcaagGCTTTGCCATTCATGAATGGGCGACCAATTAATATTAGTGCGCAAATtttaagaagagaatttcatatagagagggttttgcgctaTTGGGGGGGTTAGGTGGGgggatattgtacctcaaagatttattagcaccttatattcgaagtcaaactaggcgaagtcgggctctcacaatcaatcacacagacagtatgcattgctttgagtttttttgcaagcggcactttttctatatactgtaggcgatgcggaaaacctatctaaaagtgcagtttgccaggcaattcgtaaagtctgtttggctctgaaatatttccttcggggtttcatagtgtttcctggacacctgcgtgtgcagacaataaaagaagcgtttcatgccattgcaggtacacaggcaaaaacacccacagttccataaagaatctcacaatcagcctaacattctcattacccaggatttccaaatgtgattggggcacatgggactgatcagagtggagtttgatcaaacattatttggaaaatgtacctctcctcctgataaataatcagacacagtgtcttcatcaaatatttgaccttcgtcaatatctggttggtcagacacaagttctagggatatgacattccctgcaactgacccaacaaaaaaaaaaatgccctcagaaacagggcgatgggcattttgctggagagccaactcttttgcaggggttaggtctggaccgcgtggacctccatctgttttttgcttgtctgccttcttattagctttaaaattaatgtttcttatattatatatgattctttatgtcaacaattctttaaatagttatatatcaatatttgccagtttgaagtatattcttgtacgtcactttaacctgttccaatgttctccttgtgctcacgtttgatctggaactatgacatattaaataataattaatctgacacataggaaatgaaacgctgcattcagtaagtacaatgcacactacttagcgtttaatttgtcagtcactttttgccagctgtcttttctggtttgggctgcttttgcagtgttaccccttgtgcatattaaatcttgaaattcttcatatactTCGAATAAAAggacctgctctgcttgtgtaaaaAAACAATGCACCCATTCTtccgtcattttgttgcagcctatcaaagacttgctaatcatgttttctagactcaatatatatgggcttttcaatcagcacgGGCGCGCGCATTTATCTCGGATGATTTGATccagctaaactaatctactacacggctgcgtttgaaaaaccgacttatcccagacgagcttcaccggcattaaccCATCCAAGATGAGGCGTCTGAtgtcggatgatttaagcgacgtacggaaaatattGTACCTCCCAGAAGTTTAGTTtccaggttgtgttgtgttgtttgagcgccacctactgactctgggaagcctcTGGGTTTGACTCCGGGGTGCTGAGGCGCAGTGCGCGTGCGCTTTCGGTGCGtttggcatccgtgcatatacaggtatatacaaccttcatttagtaatatagattCGTCGAGAAGGTAGCTGCTAGGTTAAACAAATTTATCTTAGCCCCTGCATTTCGCGTCCCTTTTATTTCTGCTCTGGTGAGGAGCTGCAAACATGAGTACCGGTGTCCAATTCTTGGTAGGTATACACTGTGGTAGTCACTATGAGTAAACTTTATATCAattataactttttaaatttgtcaGGAAATGAGTTTGACCAAAATTAAAGTAAACAGTTTAGTTCTGCAGTGCAACTTGAAAGGGACATCAGCCTGCTGATAAGTCACCGTAAAACTGTTTTAGTGAACAGTTTTAACATTTTCCAGAAGATCACCTTCACTAAAATGTGGCTGCAGATATGTGATACTTggtgtatgtagcagagcaccaAGTCAGGCAGTGCTAATTTGACATCCTGATTGGTTATGCATGCAGGTGTGGTTAGTTAGATCTGTGAGAACAGCTCACTGAGTGTACTCTAATGCTGTGGTGTCAGGTGGGGGTCTTCAAACACTTAAGCCCCTGATCTATTGCGGCCTAACCCTGATTTTTTTCTCAGTCATACATATGACCCATAGTGGTAAGTCCCTGATCCTTTTGTTCATCATATATAATATAGCCCCTGATCAATTTAACATCATACATCTTAGATGCTTGAGAAAACCCAAAGACCTCCTCCACCATAGATTTTGGATTTCATTTAAACATATATCTCAGAGGGGCCTAAGACCCTGATACCTGCAAATCCTAGAAACTTGTGTGGTTACATGACAGttgtgtactgtatactgtatttgtaatcaCTTCCTTTGCTTTTCACCTTTCCCATCACCTGTAGTTTGAGTGTCCACTCACCTCTGCTGTTTGTCCTCTTTCAGTCAACTTATGTCAAAAGTCCACTTTACAGCCCAAGTTTATCCAGTGGGATTTCCAAAGTAATTGCATTGATGTGCTGTCTAAACTGACTCAGCCCTGAGAAAGTCACTTAATCAACCAGCGATTAATTTGCTGTGCTTTTTAATTTgataccttttaaaaataaatatgtgtaaaACAATTATAACAAATTGTATTTTCTATCACAATGGGGGAGTTATGTTATCAACCAAAATACCAGACCTTAAAGTTAATTTTGTAAGAAGATGAAGTGCACATTTTATTGATAAATCAGATTTGCgcctctttttcatatttttcattgaaCATAAAAGGTTCTAAGTGCAGTATTTATATGAACACgaaaaagagcaaaaatgatGATCTGATGATTTCCATCATCAACAATTcacatcttttaaaatttttaggaaGACAGAAAATTCTACTAAAGACATAAAAGTAGGATATACTTTGTCCCCAGTGCGATATTAACTGAGGCCTGTCAAGAGTAAAGGGCCTATCAAATAATGCTGCCATCTTGTCCACTTGCAACACAAACCTCCGAGGATGTTTGCAGATGATCCACAAGTTGCACAAGAAATGTAAGCCATGATtgcacactgtttttttttttttcctggagtgGCCAGAACATTAAGCTAAAGGTGATGGAAGCTTTCCCAATAAGCTCAAACAGGTTGAATACTGAACAACCACTAATTGAATTCGACAGTAAAAAAGGTGCTTTGTTAAAGATATTTATCCCTCTttggatgtttattgattaatcaGCAATTAGATTACTGAAAGATCACTAAGATCACAGTgttattaaagttaaaataatagTGCCAATGATTTATAGGATTTATgctattgtattttaaaataaaatgtggtttTAGAAGTTGTAGAAGAGGAAGACATTACTACTCATTACTCTCACTATTCAGTGCACTTTGTATAGAGAGTGGGGAGCCAGTTCAGACACCgcaaatgtgcagcatccaccacggatgatgtgatggcagccattttgtgtcagTACGCTCACCAAACATTAGCTATTAAGTGATGAAGTGTTGAGGGAGATAGTTAACCAATTAAAtccaggggatgattaggggactaCAATAATCAGGCCACAGTGGACAGTTTAGCCTGGACCTTTGAAAACGCCCTACTCCTTATGAATGATGGCCACCTACCTTTTATGACCTTGGAGAGTAAGGACCTCATAAGGTTTACGTCTCAGCCAAAGGACTGAGTAGtttactgcactggggcattgagatccacatgcagacctcaccaacacctcttccagcagcaacccaggcttttcctagatggtctcccattcatgTACTAGCCAGGCCCAGACATGCTTAGATTTAGGTAAACCCCTTAATTTCAACCATGCCATATGCATTATATCCCATAAATATAGTTTAGCCACCACAGGTGGCCTCTCCTAATTCTACTGCTAGATTTATAAAAATGTTGAGCCACCCCATCCAAGATTTGTTCCTGTAAAAGTTTGAAGGGAACCCCCTTCCTTCTATTTGTACCCTGATAGGTGAAAGGCAACACCATcttaaaatgtgattgctatccacccattttctatcATGCTTAGCCacagagagataaaaaaaaataaagttttgtttgGCCTTTATTGGGTTCCTGTTTGCCCACTTTGTGTTTGCGCTCCAAATGTCCATAGCCATTTACACttgaatttgttttatatatcAAGTTATGatacatatatttacaatatGAATTTTTCAGTCTTAACAGTGTGCCCTATTCTGCTGTAAAGCTActgttcacatactgtatgctgtaAGATGGCTGCAATGAAGAATGAAGTTTTAAAAGATAGCAGAGTTTGTTTTATCTTCAGTTTTGAAGTTTGCATGACTTTTACTTTTGAATATGTTGTTATAATAAAACCATAATTAACTTGATTCCCGCTGGATGTTTATTGCTTTCCAGAAACATCATAGCTGAAGCGACAAAGATACTGAGGAATGCAGCAGGCAACTTTTACATAAATGACAAGTCAACGGGATCCATAGTGGCACAGCAGCCATTTGGTGGCTCTCGTGCCTCAGGTAAGACATGCACGATCACAAAAACAGTgctacacactttttaaaaatttatgatGTTTAAATTTGACTTATTTTTGCATCTTCAAGTTTTTATAGATAAAGCTTAATAGGTTGTGCTGTTGCTTAACTAGTATAAAAAGTAAATTGCTGTCTGGTGTCAAGCAAGTTTTCTGCATACATTTTATGaataaatttcattttcttactgtattttatttatttatttattagttttggaGAAACATTTAATGCCTGTTGATCATGATAAAGAAAAAGAGCTCTTATGTCTTCTGTTTTTATATGGTATTTCACTTTCAGGTACCAACGACAAGCCTGGTGGACCACACTATATTTTGCGCTGGACCTCTCCACAAGTGATTAAGCAGACACACGCTCCACTGACTGAATGGAAATATTCTTACATGTCATGAGCAGGGAtgacgaaataaaaaaaaaaaagctcatgaAACTTGATTCTGCCTACTTAACTACTGACCTGGAGGACTGCACAAAGGACAAACGGCTACTTCATGACTACAATAGAATTTTGGAAATctagagaaagaagaagaatcaaCTGAATCAACTGTCTTCTAAAAATCTTCATTTACTTTTTCGATAGTTTACCTGTTTGCACATAATTTTACAAATGTTCGCAGACTGCATCTGTAAGCTCACCCGCTGCTGTAATGGGATGTAGTCCGCATCTCTGAGGCTGCACCATATTCTGAAAGTGTATAGAGTGTACCCCAGAAGCCACAGCTTGTTCCAAAAGATTATTGTCAACCTCTCAGAGGCCACACCATATCGTGATGGCTTGCAGCTTCATTCCCAGAGTTGCTTGCTCACTTTTTAGAGTTTTGCTTATGTTTTATACAAGATCTCATCTTTCCGCTTGAGCCCTCTGAAGCATCAGTCAGTTCATGGGAGGCTAACACTGTACATCTGCATTCTTTTAGCTCAGACAGGCTGTCAGGTACAGGCATAGTTACTTTTTAGGCACAACAAAAGGatttaactacagggtcacgggggtctgctggagccaatctcagtcaacacagggcacaaggcaggaaacaaaccccgggcagggtgccagcccactgcagggcacacacacacacacaccaaggacaatttaggatcacaatccacctaacctgcatgtctttggactgtgggaggaaacccacgcagacacggggagaacatgcaaactccacgcagggaggacccgggaagtgaaccaccGTGATGCCCACCGTAACGCCCCATATTTTTACATTGCAACAATATTTTATCGGTTCAGTTCATTTATAGCTTTAAGTGAAATGAAGTGCAGTTCTGTAAGGCTGAAGTCCTTCAAAGACTTTTAAGTAATTCTGTACTTTTTAGAACTGTAATGTACAACACTTTTCAAGGAGTTTGCATCCTAGTCCATtagttattaaaattttaaatccgTCCACTTTAGCTTATTATGATTTGGCTGCAGTTAAAAAGTAGTCACTTTGGTTACATACTCTCTTATTCTGTAATTCTGTATTTGAAATTTGTTATCAGTAAATTATAAACCAGGAGAAATATTGTCTTGAATATTATAGCAAAATATctttcctgccatgtgccttcATATCCAGAACTACTTGATGGTCTAAACCCAAATAAATGCACACGCTTAGGTTGTCGGTAATAGTGTGATTTTGTACAGTGTTTAGAGGACTGATGCGTCAAATATAACATACGTACCTTGAAAGGAAGAGTACGTCTTGATGAGGAACATGCTTAAGAAATGGAGCAGTTCTTGAATACCGAAATCAGCACTAAAACTTTAACTGACGTTGAAAGAGCAGATTGGCTCTTGTatagcattttttaaaacaagtacAGTTGTTTTTAACCTATGGGCTAGAAACTGATTtttaactgcaaaataaaaaaaggaaaaatggtcCTTATTAAAAGAACAGGCCTTTGTGAGCAGCATTGCCTTGGCTTGAAGGGTCAGTGTCACATTAATGAATATTATGGCCTTTGAAGGTGGAAGCTTTCCTATCTTTCTAGCAAGGAAATGCAACTTTTCTAGGGCCAGGGTGGCTTCCAAAATAGTGAGAAATACAaaagaacatgaaaaaataatGCTAATCCGTAGAAAGCAAAGCCCAAGTGGTGTCCACATGTTTAGCTTGCctgttacatattttttaaatatctaaagcCTAACTTATACAATACAGTATTGAAGAGAATTTTAAACATTGAAATGGTACAAGCAAATTATTTTTCGaatgtttttattactttgtcaatttaaattttctgcttaaaaaaaatcaatgaatgtCTAGAATGATCACTGAGCCTTGTATTTTACTTAAATATAAGTgttattttattggattattctaCTGTATTACTAAATACTAAtctcaaattttaaataaaaaaataacaaaacctgcAGATGAATGTAAGTATTGGTTATTTGAGACTGGGGATGAGATAAATAAGAGAGTGTATAATGTCAGCTGTGGGTTTCAGTTTGCCGTTTCTTCTAGGATAGCATTAGACAGATTTGTAGAGTCAGTTTCATGTAACAGCCCCCCGATTACACAGCTGGCAGAACGAGGGTGACAAGAGTGGCAGAGACATTTGTGAGTCTGTATGCTGTGCCAGGCAATTAAAGACACTGAGATCCAAAGCACCCgaacaaagcaaaaaatgtattcttattaaaGAAGCTGAAATGAAAGAAATGCCCCAGTCTCAAGAATGACCTGCTTGGTGTCTTGTCTCTTCCGACCTTTTTCAGATAATACTCCTGCTTCAGCAGTGGTAAAGATTTAATCCTCCAGGTGTGAAGTTTCTTGTGGTCTAGTGACACCACAGAGTTATATTTCAGAAATATGCAAAAGCATCCCAGGCTCTGTCAGGATGTTATGGAAATGTGAGGCGGAACACACCAATTGTGTGTTTTGGAAGTCAAAGCAAACAAAGTTAACGCTTGATGTAGTGTTGTGAGGAGCAGAATCAAATTACATGTAGGGTTATTCCTCTGCCTCTTCTTTTTGGGATTGCCTTAATGTGATTTTCATACAGAGCTTCATGTCCTATCCTCTGAAGTCTCGGTTAAACTTCATATTCACCCAAAACCTGCTTGAACTAATCTACTCAAGTCTTAGTTTATAGCTTAATAAACGTAGCAAAATGCTTTGTTGCTAAGCTCTATGACTGTGCATTTAACAGGAATAAAAAACAGCAACAGCAATAATACATGATCTTATAAATATCAATTGTacccacaagggggcaccactgagccccagaGCAGATACCTACTCCAACACCTTCTTTACAAGAAAAGTAacaacaaacacaccaagcacaatccTCCATCCTCCTCCAAGAGCTtagcccactgcctcctgactctgactcaatcCAAATGAGGCAGCGGCAGCTTCCGGTCTGTTGTCCCagtcatctggagcacttccatgTTGTGTGGAatccagggcagtcctcccccaAAGACCCTGACAGGGTTGCGTTTCCAGACTCCATGCAACCCTGCGGGTGTCCTAATCTGCTTTTTAGCCCTGAGGCACACTGTTACCTGCAGTGTGGGAGAACAACCTGCACCTGGTGAGTGCATTCTCCTCATCCTTCCATTATGCTCTCCTGGCCGGGTACGAATCCTTCCATTATACTGAGCAGGATGCCTGTTGTCCCTCTTGGGCACCCACACAAAAAAGATCATTatggtaaatgaaaaaaatgggatgcttaataaataagtgaataggaTATCATGCATTTCTAGACACCTTCCTCATTCAAAATGCTGATGGACTGTGCAGAAACAGTTTCTCCTCGGTCTCTCTAAATGCCTACATTTACTAAGTGACAACAATTCCTTTATGCAGTGCTTCACATGAGGTAGACTTTTACTTTTTCTAAAGATTTTTCCTGCCTAATACATAATGATATAGGACTAGACACCAGCCTCCAGTGACCCCGAGATAGATTAAGTGGGATTGAAAATGTCATGTTGTGTTATAGAGCACATTTCTTCAAGACCTTCATCCCCAAGTGCTTTACATTCCTGGCATACAAAAACAGAAGAATCAACTTATGACAGCATTGGTGTTTTGGATGTGcctattttatttatctttttttcattttcttctaaaTGCCAAATATGATTCTTAAATATGATTGAGAAAAAAGCAGAAAGGCGGAAGTGACTAAAGATTAGGCAAATTTCATTTACTGAATGAAAGTAGTTGAAATTGTGTTCTTCAATCTGCAGGACCAcatctatttttcctttttttctttgtgttttttccagttgtcactatttttgtttaaaaaaaaaacttgtatggAATTTCTAAGCACCAATGAATGTCATGGATG
This portion of the Polypterus senegalus isolate Bchr_013 chromosome 6, ASM1683550v1, whole genome shotgun sequence genome encodes:
- the aldh4a1 gene encoding delta-1-pyrroline-5-carboxylate dehydrogenase, mitochondrial, translated to MNMLRLRSTIVHSWRGLTTTRHCCVEVKNEPVLDFNPGSSERKALEKALQELKGKTEEVPCVIGDEHIWTKDVRYQVSPFNHSHKVAKFCYADKVLLNKAINASLAARKEWDLRPVQDRAQILFKAADLISGPYRAELLAKTMIGQGKTVVQAEIDAAAELIDFFRFNAKHAIDLEHQQPLSVGSSTNTAVYRGLEGFIAAISPFNFTAIGGNLAGAPALMGNVVLWKPSDTAMSASYAVYRILREAGLPPNIIQFVPADGPVFGDTVTASEHLAGISFTGSVPTFQRLWKQVAENLAQYRNFPRIAGECGGKNFHFVHKSADVSSVVLGTIRSAFEYGGQKCSACSRMYVPDSLWPAVKEQLLKIHKQLKLGNPVEDFGTFFSAVIDDKAFARIKKWLAHAQSSPNLTVLAGGHCDDKHGYFVEPTIIETKDPQDPIMKEEIFGPVLTIYVYPDDRYKDVLQLVDSTSPYGLTGSVFAQDKNIIAEATKILRNAAGNFYINDKSTGSIVAQQPFGGSRASGTNDKPGGPHYILRWTSPQVIKQTHAPLTEWKYSYMS